A window of the Helianthus annuus cultivar XRQ/B chromosome 4, HanXRQr2.0-SUNRISE, whole genome shotgun sequence genome harbors these coding sequences:
- the LOC110934214 gene encoding uncharacterized protein LOC110934214, translating to MADELPLWFPPMSSDDSSDSSILFFQNLIEEAELQDTGTSNRRRYIERQREEGHETLMADYFVEDPKYNEDIFRHRFCMSKRLFLKIVSDVEENDPWFVEAPDARGRKGFTPLQKVTSAIKQLATGNTPDENDEYLHMAERTSRECLEYFCDTVCKIYGPEFLRRPTSHDMALLYQAHEEKHHLPEYRGQYMRGDHRYPTIMLEAVASQDLWFWHAFAGPPGSQNDINSIPYPHEVNEKKFKRQHEAARKDVERAFGVLKGKWGVLSRPMRARSVKKIRNVVYTCIILHNMILKDDGKVIAPVHIRDPPVEPALDDTVLGELLNEDTHWRLKHDLIDHLASQDLPHLLADSDED from the exons ATGGCGGATGAACTCCCGTTATGGTTCCCACCCATGAGTAGCGACGATTCATCCGATAGTAGCattcttttttttcaaaatctcatcgaaGAAGCCGAACTTCAAGATACCGGCACATCTAACCGAAGGAGATATATTGAACGTCAACGTGAGGAGGggcatgagacactcatggcgGATTATTTTGTCGAAGACCCGAAGTACAACGAAGATATCTTTCGGCATAGGTTCTGTATGTCGAAacgtttgtttctaaaaattgtGTCCGATGTGGAAGAGAACGACCCGTGGTTTGTAGAGGCCCCCGATGCGCGAGGTAGGAAGGGCTTTACGCCCTTGCAAAAGGTGACATCGGCTATTAAACAGCTCGCAACTGGAAACACTCCAGACGAGAACGACGAGTACTTGCATATGGCCGAAAGAACTTCCCGCGAGTGCCTAGAATATTTTTGTGACACGGTTTGCAAAATATATGGTCCAGAGTTCTTACGTAGACCGACAAGCCACGACATGGCACTTTTATACCAAGCTCATGAGGAAAAACATCACCTTCCAG AGTATCGAGGCCAATATATGCGAGGAGATCATAGATACCCGACTATTATGCTCGAAGCGGTTGCTTCTCAAGACTTATGGTTTTGGCATGCTTTTGCCGGTCCACCCGGTTCTCAAAACGATATCAAT tcgatCCCTTACCCTCACGAAGTAAACGAAAAGAAATTCAAGAGGCAACATGAGGCGGCAAGAAAAGACGtcgaacgggcttttggtgttttgaagGGGAAATGGGGTGTATTGAGTCGACCGATGCGAGCAAGATCGGTTAAAAAAATTAGGAATGTCGTGTACACGTgtattattttacacaacatgattttgaaagacgATGGAAAGGTGATAGCACCGGTGCACATTCGGGATCCTCCGGTCGAGCCGgctctagacgatacggtgctGGGCGAGTTGTTGAATGAAGACACCCATTGGAGACTCAAACACGATCTCATAGATCATCTCGCAAGTCAAGATTTACCCCATCTTTTGGCCGATTCCGACGAAGACTAG
- the LOC110938102 gene encoding DUF21 domain-containing protein At1g55930, chloroplastic — MNTTLLKPPLFTHHRPFTPSTISKRFTPIRDHKNPNSQSKHKLQISLTPNVFKTRVYPTNSVNNEPGLDSSKTEYFEKLAGVMRCGFVVGVLVFGVIRCRRALAMDIGQKGVVGLKDFVNGPKFPQIVRVFREQGLILAALLGLSAFFSMAETSITTLSPWKVRELAEKEGENGVFKLLRTDITRFLTTILIGTTVVNIGATALFTEAATTVFGEAGVSAATGVMTVVVLLLTEITPKSIAVHNATAVARAVVRPVAWLSVVLYPIGRVVTYFSMGMLKILGLKGKSEPSVTEDELKLMLRVAELSGAIEEEEQDMIENVLEIKDTHVKEVMTPLVDVVAVDSTATLVDFHHLWVTHQYSRVPVFEQRIDNIVGVAYAMDLLELIKKGDMLETAVVGDMAHKPAYFVPDSMLVWNLLREFRIRKVHMAVVLNEYGGTVGIVTLEDVVEEIVGEIFDENDSKEEIERKTGNIVKRAEGVFDVDANTSIYQLSEDLDILLPEDHQYETVSGFICEAFGYIPRTGESIKVVLKKANEEDNDGENKHETDGQDEKDRSQTFKLGILAGNCRKVNTVRFERINNNSAKEIKEAARLMPRFWKKKLKNDENSGSGDILLEESKQ, encoded by the exons ATGAACACAACACTCCTCAAACCACCACTTTTCACCCATCATCGCCCCTTCACCCCTTCAACAATTTCAAAACGTTTTACCCCAATTCGAGACCATAAGAACCCAAATTCACAATCCAAACATAAGCTTCAGAtctcattaacccccaatgtgtTCAAAACCAGAGTTTACCCAACAAATTCCGTCAACAATGAACCCGGATTAGATTCGTCAAAAACAGAGTATTTTGAGAAGCTTGCAGGTGTAATGAGATGTGGGTTTGTTGTGGGTGTGTTGGTTTTTGGGGTAATTAGATGTCGAAGGGCTCTCGCTATGGATATTGGTCAAAAGGGTGTGGTTGGTTTGAAGGATTTTGTGAATGGGCCTAAGTTTCCGCAGATTGTTAGGGTTTTTAGAGAGCAAGGTTTGATTTTGGCTGCACTTTTGGGATTATCTGCTTTCTTTTCAATGGCTGAAACTTCAATTACTACTCTTTCACCCTGGAAG GTGAGAGAACTAGCAGAAAAGGAAGGAGAAAATGGCGTATTCAAGCTGCTTCGTACAGACATCACTCGTTTCCTCACCACCATCCTCATTGGCACAAC TGTGGTCAACATTGGAGCTACTGCACTCTTCACTGAAGCCGCAACAACAGTTTTCGGTGAAGCCGGTGTTAGTGCAGCAACCGGTGTTATGACG GTTGTTGTGTTACTTCTCACCGAGattactcccaaaagtatagctGTTCATAACGCTACAGCCGTTGCTAGAGCTGTG GTCCGTCCGGTTGCTTGGCTTTCGGTGGTTTTATATCCGATTGGAAGAGTTGTAACGTATTTTTCAATGGGAATGCTTAAAATTCTTGGTTTGAAAGGGAAAAG TGAACCATCTGTCACTGAAGATGAACTCAAGTTAATGTTAAGGGTTGCAGAGTTGAGCGGGGCCATTGAGGAGGAAGAACAG GATATGATTGAGAATGTGTTGGAAATAAAAGACACCCATGTGAAGGAGGTTATGACGCCGCTTGTGGATGTAGTTGCAGTTGATTCGACTGCAACGTTAGTTGATTTCCACCACTTATGGGTAACTCATCAATATTCTAG GGTGCCGGTGTTTGAGCAGCGAATTGATAATATCGTGGGTGTAGCTTACGCAATGGATTTGTTAGAACTTATTAAGAAA ggAGATATGCTTGAAACTGCAGTTGTGGGAGATATGGCTCACAAGCCTGCATATTTCGTTCCTG ATTCAATGTTAGTCTGGAATCTTCTGAGGGAATTCCGTATTAGGAAAGTTCACATGGCTGTTGTTCTTAATGAATACGGAGGAACCGTCGGT ATTGTAACCCTTGAAGATGTTGTTGAGGAAATTGTTGGTGAAATTTTTGATGAGAATGACTCAAAG GAGGAAATCGAGAGAAAAACCGGGAATATTGTAAAGCGGGCAGAGGGAGTGTTTGATGTCGACGCGAATACATCAATTTACCAACTTTCTGAAGATTTAGATATCTTGTTGCCCGAG GATCACCAATACGAGACGGTTTCAGGTTTCATTTGTGAAGCATTCGGATACATACCGAGAACAGGTGAAAGTATTAAAGTAGTTTTAAAAAAGGCAAATGAAGAAGATAATGATGGTGAGAATAAACACGAAACGGATGGTCAAGATGAAAAAGATAGATCTCAAACATTCAAGCTCGGG ATATTAGCGGGAAATTGTAGAAAAGTTAATACGGTGAGATTTGAAAGAATAAACAACAACTCAGCCAAAGAAATCAAAGAAGCCGCTCGGCTCATGCCCAGATTTTGGAAAAAGAAATTGAAAAACGATGAAAATTCAGGCAGTGGCGATATCTTGTTAGAAGAAAGCAAACAATAA